aaggaagttgtcaggagaaagaaagaggctgctctgatgttcttctgcttaggaaaacaattagaaacctttctcacatctttcctaagcagaagaacatcagagcagcctctttctttctcctgacaacttccttgactacttggtggtcagactggtgggaaactgaccagcaggtggcgctgttgtaacaaaattcattcatattaacagtacatgtgtcccttaatatcttagaataaaaagaaaacaaataatgaatgtccattgcaaaagtgcttagaatagcactcgcgtcaattttacattcacttattttaaaggtttacttatcctttaagaaggggttggatggtgtttagcaagtgagggaatacagggatatgggagatagctcatagtacaagttcatccagggactggtcccattgccattttggagtcgggaaggaattttttcctctctgaggcttcagatggggtttttgccttcatctggatcaactgacagttaggcaggttaaaatagagtcaaaaggttgaacctgatgaacgtgagtcttttttcaacctaacgtactatgttactatattaaaaCGGTACTTAGCAGTCAATAGTGTTTCTCTAAGAATGGAACGTTGACCAATTTTTGGGCAAGCAATGTGGTAATTGGCCGACTTATTTACAACTTCTGCACGgtgttatttgtatgtattatggGACCagtttgacatttaggggcaaattcatgaaGCGctgtgaattcgctagcgttgggcattttcgttacttcgcacctggtgaatttgcgcaacggacgtaactacgcaaattcactaacgcgcgcattgttctgaacgctaccttttacgctagacttccttcgccacctcagaccaggcgaatcgcaatagagtagatagggattgcttcaaaaaaagttcaatttttttctaagtcccacaaaacgctggcgtgttttctttattatgggtgataggctgaaaaagattgaaaaatttttggggctcccctccttccccccttcatttcctaactcatggcaacttaacgatacagtgggcacatgtgtagggccaaaataacaattttatttgcggttttgaaggtttcccaggcttgtgttgttgtgaaatttgaatttggcgccgtatgcaaattaaccatcgctagcgtaacttcgctttgcttagcgaatcaacgctagcgcaacttcgcaaccttacgctacccctgagtgcaactttggattttagtgaatttgcggagcacggGCGAAAATACTCCTGCCGAATAGCGGCGAATCGGACTCCAGCGCAACTATGATTTTTAGTGAATGCCCCACTTAATGTTTGCCATGGTAACAatctctgctgtttttttttttccttgttccCCAGCTGGGCGCCAATAGTGGGCTACACATCATCATCTTTGATGAAATAGATGCCATCTGCAAGCAAAGAGGGAGCATGGCAGGCAGCACTGGCGTCCATGATACTGTGGTCAATCAGCTGCTGTCCAAGATAGATGGTGTGGAGCAGCTTAACAACATTCTAGTCATTGGTGAGAAGCTGGGGAAAAGCACCTCTGTACTGGGAAGGGACTGCCTTATTTTGTCTGACTCACCCCCTTTCCCTGTGTCTCCTGCCCAGGGATGACTAACAGGCCTGATCTGATAGATGAAGCTCTTCTGAGACCTGGAAGATTGGAGGTGAAGATGGAGATTGGTACGTTATTAGTTGACCATTACTGTGTTTTGCATTAAAAGTAAACTTGCCCCTTCCACCCAAAAGGCAAATTGACAAGTGATAAATCTGTTTAGCAATAGGGGGTCAGGTCACATGTTTCattacaggcccagatttggtCTGTGGCACCTACTCCTGTAAAATGGGTTGTAAGCAACAAGGCAAATATAGAGCAAATAAGGGGAAACAGGGTAAAAGGTGTGTTATAATAGGGTAGCAGTAACCAACAAATAACCTAtatacatacagtgaaacctcaatttaacatcccctgattttaagttttcttttgttttacattGTCGTTTTGTGATGCAACctatagattttacattttcccggattttacatgtagcacacccgtgagtgtacttttgctgtggatTAGAGctatgtgtgaccaggctaacactgctattaatgtgcccccgacccccagtgtacccgggcaactccctgcaactcccggtacctggtgtagataaatgcagcagtagattcagccagacaagtcctttgcagtaaattataactggtttattaacagagcaccggcaagatcataggttaaggtactttgatgttcactggcagttatagagtagcctccaacaacaatattccctccaggggggttagaagatgcaacagacggagtagaaatcaatatagatcagtaacaatggacttgggaaatagttaccactctcactggcactatcctttatggttgaacactaaggcatgggtttctcagcctggggtcttgtatcttggcaccggacttgatcctcacctcacccactgtattcagcctgggatcttgggtcttggtatcctatctggtcctcaactcacccactgtagtccctgcactagtggttcaaataccacggggtcccaaccccactatttctcctcgttggagccacgtctgctctctagctaccctgggctaactttcactcctagagtgactattactgtagtactatccctatctcacgcttcactaactttttccggcagacctggacctgtagtacctcacactgaggcaaagtcccaggacagacccagaccgcatggtgctaaacccttttatattatcaaacagtgccatctagtggaccaTCTCCATGAACTTatttggacccagcaagggacatagctgcctttagttaactaaaggacccttaggtgtccaaatactaaagaggaatgcctgagataaatacacccaaatctcagggtctctacatacaCCAttcttttctggtcccctaaaaaacgtaaaatgggggttctactggaATTACTCTAATGGTAGAGAGTAGGtaaccattaaaggggaagtaaagtgtaaaatagaataaggctagaaatgctgtattttgtatactaaacataaacatgaacttactgcaccacaagcctaatcaaacaaatgatttatgctttcaaagttggccacagggggtcaccatcttgtaactttgttatacatctttgcaagaccaagactgtgcacatgctcagtgtggtctgggctgcttaggggtcgtcataaatgatcaaaacagcacaagtcaaataatatctgccagaagccgatacagcaagactgattaataatcagaatatacagactgcactgggtcctgtgttgtcttgtaatctaatgtggattttatagtttttgtattgtttactataaactttctccaactctgcagaaccagtggctgcagcaaaataatcctccaaatagaatcccagtttatctgtttaaatctggctccatgatctttgtccctgcagctggagttggaaacagtaaaggggatgtaaaggcaaaaataaaatccaatacaaatctctacacagtcgccgactgctctacagggaaacaaacaaagctgcttgagttctgcatggctgggaagtaaggcgggggctccccctgctgtacataagtatgattgtttccctgcagggcagttagggaccgtctgacaattcctatccacagcagtaaatgaagggagaatttcactgcatacagtcaggtttcttataaaaattatacatattttttaattaaagtatattggagataggtttctttttcattaaagaaagtaaaaattggattttaatttttttgcctttacatgccctagAGCCCCCTGGGTTTGTGAAAAGTAATGGAAGAGGAAATAATATCCATTTCTTTGCCTCATCCAGGGCTTCCTGATGAGAAGGGTCGCCTGCAGATCTTGCACATACATACAGCCCGGATGAGGGAGCACAGCCTTCTCTCAGGGGATGTGGATGTTGGCGAACTGGCACAAGAAACCAAAAATTTCtctggagcagaactggaagggctAGTGAGGGCAGCCCAGTCAACAGCCATGAATCGGCACATCAAGGTGAGAGACACTTGCCACTGAAACTGGGACAGCCACAACATTGTGCCTGGAGCCAATGCAGACTAAATCATGCTATAACCTGTGTTCTTTGAAAACACAACAGTGCTGAAGAGCATGTTGTTGAGCAGTGTTGCTCAACAACATTCTCTACAGAGAATCCTATATAACTATGCCAAACATAGGGCTACCCTACTactaaaaggatcctgtcatcggaaaacatgtttttttcaaaacacatcagttaatagtgatactccagcagaattctgcactgaaatccatttctcaaaagagcaaacagatttttttatattcaattttgaaatctgacatggggctagacaaattgtcaatttcccagctgctcctggtcatgtgacttgtgcctgcactttaggagagagatgctttttggcaggctgctgtttttccttctcaatgtaactgaatgtatctcagtgggacctggattttactattgagtgttgttcttagatctaccaggcagctgttatcttgtgttagggagctgctatctggttaccttcccattgttcttttgtttggctgctggggggaaaaagggagggggtgatatcagtccaacttgcagtacagcagtaaagagtgattgaagtttatcagagcacaagtcacatgacttggggcagctgggaaatggacaaaatgtctggccccatgtcagatttcaaaataaatcaaagaaaatcaaaaaaatctgtttgctcttttgagaaatggatttcagtgcagaattctgctggagcagcactattaactgattcattttggaaaaatgtttttctcccatgacagtatccatgaCAATTCAGTAGGGCCATTGAGGATCAGCAGCATTGCAGGCTATTAAAATTCATGTTTACAGTCGCTGTATGATCTGCATCCGGCTGTGTAATCCTAAGTGTTTCCTAAAACCTAATTACAACCTCTCCTCTTCTCAGGCAACCACTAAAGTGGAGGTTGATATGGAAAAGGCAGAATGTCTGCAAGTGACAAGAGGAGACTTCTTCACTTCTTTAGGGAATGACATAAAACCTGTAAGTGGTCAGTCGATCTACTAATCTACCCCTGTGCATAGAGTCTCCTGCATGAAAAGCCAAAGCTGGACAACGCTCTGCACCCATTAGCATCTCACCCGCAGGCTCTAGCTTTCGTTGTGTTTCCTGAATAATAAGAATGAATAAACTTGGTACGGACCTacgtttacatttcctttaaatagtGATACAGTACCATTCCGAATGCAACAGGCTCTTTCATTGGCAGATGGGAGGTTGCAAGTAGTGGTGTGCCATATTCAGTTGGACTGGGCtgcttggggcccaccagaaaacttgagtgcaggcccactctccaaattatttttccttttttttcttcattccctctttttcttttttctttattattttaatcacttctTACATATTTTCGTCCATTCTTCCCTCcatttcctctcttctctcttagAAATGGGGGAATGGCTGTGCTATAGACACACAAGGCAAATCATTGGGTGAGCAGAAGgggccactgatacctgggcccaccaggagttttcctggtatcctggtgggccagtccaacactgtgcacAACAATATATGTCGACTAATATcagttcatttcattttttttttaaacctctctTTAGGCTTTTGGAACAAACCAAGAGGACTATGCCAGCTACATAATGAACGGCATCATTAAATGGGGCGACCCTGTTACTCGGGTTCTGGATGATGGAGAGCTGTTAGTCCAGCAAACGAAAAACAGCGATCGTACGCCGCTTGTTAGCGTTTTACTTGAAGGTGAGAGCTGTACAGGAGAGACAGTGATGATGGCCCGTTAAGGGAATATCACAGAAACCGGAGAGTCTTCAAAATGTGGGTTTATTTTATcacagcactacatgtttcggacctctaggaTCCTTCCTTTGGTGCAAGTTACCCGTTAAGGGCTTTGGGTGAAGTTCCGCTTTCAGGTCCAACGTTTGTTCAGGCTCGACGACTCAAGTGTACGGAGAAGCTCAAACAGCTGTTTCCAAAACGTACCCTTCCTTTCCCACAGTTTTAGGTACCAAGGACCAAGAGATGATGGTGTGAGAATGCCAAGAAATAAAACAGCGTTTGCTGATGTGAAACAAATTGCCATTGAATGTTGTAATATTTACATTTCTCTGTACAGGACCTCCACATAGTGGCAAAACATCCCTGGCTGCCAAGATCTCCGAGGAATCAAACTTCCCATTCATTAAGATTTGCTCGCCGGAGAAGATGATCGGGTTCTCTGAGACAGCCAAGTGCCAGGCCATAAAGAAGGTATAAAGAATAGAATGTTCTGTGACTTCACACTCTCTCTACCACATGTTCACCCCTTCTCTTTTTCTGTTCTAATctaatctggtttccttccctcCCCAGATCTTTGAAGATGCATACAAGTCCCAGCTGAGCTGTGTTGTGGTTGATGACATTGAGAGACTCCTAGGTAAGGGCGGTGCATCACATCCACTACTAGTTTATTATTTATCACAGGTAGTAACTGTATCTGTTTTTCCCAACCTGACTATGTCCCTATTGGTCCTCGCTTCCACTACTAGTTTATTATTTATCACAGGTAGTAACTGTATCTGTTTTTCCCAACCAGACTATGTCCCTATCGGTCCTCGCTTCTCCAACTTAGTGCTGcaggctttacttgtccttttgaAGAAGGCCCCTCCTCAGGTAAAAGAGCCAACGTTTGGGTAATGCTGATACAAACTCAATGATTTACCGTTGATATTCTCCTTTCTGCTGCTTCTCTAAAGGGTCGCAAGCTGCTAATTATTTGCACCACCAGCCGCAAGGATGTGCTTCAGGAAATGGAGATGCTCGATGCCTTTAGCACAACCATCCGAGTCCCCAATATCGTCACAGGTGAACAGCTCATGGAAGCTTTAGAGGTGAGGACCCGACTCCTGCTCTATCAGGTTGGAGAGGAATGTGAATTCTGCTCTGCGGCAACAAAATTAGTTCGGGCACTTCATATTTAGTTTAGTCCTGATGCAAACAATCCCCTTTTTTGTAGTGGAATTATTATCTTTGGAATGTGAATGAGCATGAGTTATGTTTCTGACTTCTTCCATAATGCTCTTTATATGCTTCCAGAGCCCTTCTGTTagttttgtgttttattctttaGATTATAGAAGGATTATGATCTATGGGGTTTAGTTCGGTTTTATAATTGGCATGGAGCATTGAAATCGCATAAGGCTCTGGCCTACAATATGCGGAACCAAAGCAATCGCTAAGATGGGAACGAGGAGCCTCTACTGGGCAAGGTCCAATAACAAATATACTTGACGCTCGGGGTTCTACAAACCAAGACGCAGAATGCTCTTCATTCATTTCAGTTCTTTCATGCTTCAATCTGGTTTAGATTGTCCCCGTgttaaattcactaagattcgtagttgcgccagagtccgattcgccgcacttcgccaggcgtattttcgccagcgctacacaaattcactaaaatccgaagttgcgctcgggggaagcgtaaggttgcgctagcgttaattcgccaagcaaagcgaagttacgctagcgatggttaatttgcatacggcgccaaattgaagtacaatggaggtatatgtagcagcactacacaagcctgggaaaccttcaaaaccgcaaataaaatgtttattttgccctacatatgtgcccactatatagttaaggtgccatgagtcaggaaatgtaggggggaaggagggtagccccaaaaaaattttcgatctttttcagcctgtcacccataaaaaaagaaaaaacgccagcattttttgggatttagaaaaatatataactttttttgaagcaatccctatctactctattgcacttcgcctggtggcgaaggaagtctggcgtaaaaggtagcgttcagaaaaatgcacacgtcagtgaatttgcgtagttacatccgtgcGCAAAttcaggcgtaagggtgcgaagtaacactagcgaatttacgccagtgtccgttagtgaatcggcgaattaacggaaatgcgctacgctagcgaattaaagctagcgttaggcgcttcgtcctttagtgaatttgcccctataactctTTGTTTTCTGTTTCAACAGCTCCTGGGCGGTTTCAAGGACAACGAAAGATCGGTAATCGCTCAACAAGTTAAAGGCAAAAAAGTCTATATCGGAATTAAAAAACTGCTGATGCTGATTGAGATGTCCATGCAGGTAAGGCGTGAGCCTACAGTTGGCCTTCAATCAATAGATGTAAATGACTGAAAATAAGTGAAGATCGTTTCTGGCGTGTTCTCATTCTACACTTCTGCTCTTCCAGATGGATCCGGAATATCGGGTTAGCAAGTTCCTTGCTCTACTCAAAGAAGAGGCCACGTAAGTatttcacgtttgattgaagaccAACAGCAGCCAAGccgtttttttgattttttttgccgctATTCTTTAAAGTTTATGAAATGattgacaggtatgggacctgttatccagaatgctcaggaaagtctactgaaaaatcaattaaacattaaattaacccaataggattgttttccttccaataaggattaaatggatcttagttgggatcaagtacaagcgactgttttattattaccataTTATTACAATTCAAATTAGTTggttaaaatgcagtctatgcgagatggccttcctgtactttggagctttctggataacagatttccgggtTAATGGATCCTATGTCTTTGCAGTATGGTATTCAGAGATACCATAATACTTCTGAATGATGGGGTACATACTGTATCCATCACgttatccaggtatgggacctgttatccagaatgctcgggaactggggatttctagataacggatctttccataatttggatcttcataccttaagtctactagaaaatcatgtaaacatgaaataaacccaataggattgttttccttccaataaggattaaatggatcttagttgggatcaagtacaagcgactgttttattattacaattcaaATTAGTTggttaaaatgcagtctatgagaGATGCCCTTCttgtactttggagctttctggataacagatttccgggtTAATGGATCCTATGTCTCTGCAGTATGGTATTCAGAGATACCATAATACTTCTGAATGATGGGGTACATACTGTACCCATCACTGTTTGCCTGTAAAGGGTCATAGTGCTAATTAGAATCTCTCTTCTGCCTTCTTCCCTCAAGAGAACCTGTCCATCGTGGCTATGACTAACATCGTACCCCTCCCATATGGAAGCCAACATTGAAGCCACATGAAGACATTTTAACATTCCCCAAAGAGCAGTTCTCCCAAGGAAAGGCTGGATTCTCGGACTGTGCCACTGGCTCTGCGACTTCTCCGTCACACGGTGCATGTTCTTAATAAACACCTTCTCCTCCGCCGTCTGAAGCTGTCGCAATATTTCACTCACTCTTCAGCTTCCTGAAATGCAAGTCCCCAAAGCAGCCTGTGAATCCACTGCTGTTGTTTGAGTAGATATTCTGTAACGCTGTCTCTTGGCCTAGAGCTTTTCCATTATTCACCCATTGGGAAGCTTCTCGGAGTTTAAAGGGGGACTTTAGTTTTACCCTAGGTATATTTGTAAGCCAGCTTCCCGCTTCTATAAAGGTGGGTTGGTTTGCGGTTTCAGTCTTGTCTAAACTGCCATTGTCACAGGCAGTCTTCCTGGTTTGTTGCAATCCATTACACAGGGAACAGGTGGCCCAGAGGGGtggtagcagggccggaacttggggtaggcagatgAAGCACCTGGCgggtgcctgttcaagattcttctgcctactcctagttcggATTCGCTCCCGTCTGCAGCTGTCACCTACACCTGTAACTCACCCCTCTGTTCCTCCCCTCTCTTCTGtccctcctctcctctctctttccctcctcTGTCTGACCTCCTCTATCTGTCcctcctctctctgtccctcctctctctgtccctcctcTCTCTGTCCCTTCTCTCGTCTGTCCCTGCtctcctctctctgtccctcctctctctgtccctcctcTGTCTGAACCTCCTCTGTCTGACCCTCCTCTCTCTGTCCCTTCTCTCATCTGTCcctcctctctctgtccctcctcTGTCTGACCCTCCTCTCTCTGTCCCTTCTCTCATCTGTCCCTCCTCTCTCTGACCCTCATCTCCTCTGTCcctcctctctctgtccctcctctctctgtccctcctcTCTCTGACCCTCATCTCCTCTGTCcctcctctctctgtccctcctctctctgtccctcctctctctgtccctcctctctctgtccctcctcTCTCTGACCCTCATCTCCTCTGTCCCTCATCTCTCTGACCCTCCTCTCTCTGACCCTCCTCTCTCTGACCCTCCTCTCTCAGTCtctcctctctctgtccctcctctatCTGTCcctcctctctctgtccctcccctGCCCTTACGTTGCCCTCCCCGATGTTATGGGGCGCAAGCACATGAACGCACGGGGCGGGGCTAGCTGACCgtgttgcctagggcgcccaatCGGCTTTGCCTGGCCCTGGGTGGTAGGGTTCTATTGTGAGCTGCTGCAGTGATATAAAGAGATTGATGGATATATACCACCATACCCTAGTACAATTCTTCATTTAAATGTAAGTATATGGTGGCCCTTTAATATAAATGAGTCAGTAGTAAACACAGCTATACTACTATGCtgtactgcagtgatccccaaccaatggcccgtgagcaacatgttcctctccaactccttggatgttgctcccagtggtttcaaagcaggtgcttatttttcaattcctggtttggagacaagttttggtgcataaaaaacagctgcactgccaaacagagcctcaatgtaggctgtcCGTTCACATAGGACCtaataaatggccaatcacagcccttatttggcacttccAGGaaatttttttatgcttgttttgctccccaactttgtttatatttgaatgtggctcacgggttaaaaaaaaggttggggatccctgctgtagtgCATCAGATGAAAGGCCCAGACATTG
The Xenopus laevis strain J_2021 chromosome 9_10S, Xenopus_laevis_v10.1, whole genome shotgun sequence DNA segment above includes these coding regions:
- the nsf.S gene encoding N-ethylmaleimide sensitive factor S homeolog (The RefSeq protein aligns at 99% coverage compared to this genomic sequence), translating into MAVRSMQAARCPTDELSISNCAVVNEKDFQSGQHVNVRTSPNHRYIFTVKTHHTILPGSIAFSLPQRKWAGLSIGQDVEVGVYTFDKTKQCIGTMTIEIDFLQKKSIDSNPYDTDRMAAEFIQQFNNQAFSVGQQLVFSFNDKLFGLVLKDIEAMDPSILKGEPSTGKRQKIEAGLVVGNSQVVFEKADSSSLNLTGKSKTRQDRQSIINPDWNFEKMGIGGLDKEFSDIFRRAFASRVFPPEIVEQMGCKHVKGILLFGPPGCGKTLMARQIGKMLNAREPKVVNGPEILNKYVGESEANIRKLFADAEEEQRRLGANSGLHIIIFDEIDAICKQRGSMAGSTGVHDTVVNQLLSKIDGVEQLNNILVIGMTNRPDLIDEALLRPGRLEVKMEIGLPDEKGRLQILHIHTARMREHSLLSGDVDVGELAQETKNFSGAELEGLVRAAQSTAMNRHIKATTKVEVDMEKAECLQVTRGDFFTSLGNDIKPAFGTNQEDYASYIMNGIIKWGDPVTRVLDDGELLVQQTKNSDRTPLVSVLLEGPPHSGKTSLAAKISEESNFPFIKICSPEKMIGFSETAKCQAIKKIFEDAYKSQLSCVVVDDIERLLDYVPIGPRFSNLVLQALLVLLKKAPPQGRKLLIICTTSRKDVLQEMEMLDAFSTTIRVPNIVTGEQLMEALELLGGFKDNERSVIAQQVKGKKVYIGIKKLLMLIEMSMQMDPEYRVSKFLALLKEEATEPVHRGYD